Below is a genomic region from Primulina eburnea isolate SZY01 chromosome 9, ASM2296580v1, whole genome shotgun sequence.
accatgtgctcacaaaatcatagtccagagacttagggaggcattttacagaaaattgccaatcccgtttcgcagcaagcgtggtgattcaggaaaacttctgaacccaaaaatgaaggattcaagacggtttggagaaacaatgctccagttaagagcagataaagaactccaaccagaagatatagaatgccttaagataactctacatacaaatgaagtagagtttgaatctaaggtatcactggaagatgtcaagaaaaggatcaaagaaaattacaatgaagatcccttggcatggtgggacagaaatcaactcagagcttgccttaagattaaggagggcaaagagtatgaatttgtccgttgtaaacccatcccaatgaacatcattgatcagagggatatgcagattataatcaaggaacatttggaccttggattaatcaaagcaggtatgtcaccatatagcagtccaggttttctggtaagaaatcatggtgagattaaacgaggaaaacccagattggttattaattatcaagaaattaataagattctggagtttgatgggtattttatacctagtagagaacacttgattagttgcattcgcaatgccaagatattctctaaatttgattgcaagtctggattctatcaaatacggatgcaggaagaaagcaagaaattcacagctttctccacacctcaaggacattatatttgggaagtattaccaatgggattggctaactcaccccaaatatttcaaagaaagatggataatcttttcaaagattatttcaagtttatgtttgtttacatcgacgatgttttaatagcatccaaagatatgaatgaacatgttaaacatttggagattttctctaaagtttgcaagaaagaaggactggttttatctgaaaagaaagcagtcattgctacaagaaagattgaattcctcggaatagaaatcgatgagtcaggaataattctgcaagaacacatagtcaaaaaagtgcagaattttccagaaagtctcaaagacaagaagcaacttcaaagtttcttaggagttgttaattttgctgggatgtttataaaaaacctagcaaaacacaggaaagtgttcagtccattgttgaaaaaagatgctagatttatatggacagacgaacacacaaaaggacttatccatttaaagaaggtttgcaaaaaccttccaaagatggctattcctcaagacgaggATAATCTGGTAttgtataccgatgccagtgatcattggtgggctgcagtattaacaaagctcacaccagatggagaacaaccatgcagatattgtagtgggttattctcagatgcagaagccataagatggcatatcaacgaaaaagaattttatgcagtaaagagggcttttgaaaaatggccgttatttttacttgcaaagaaattcactttgaaagttgataacactcaaGTTAAAGCCTTTTTAAGGAATaaaattgagtctaaacctgagaaggctagattattacgatggcaagctttgtgtcaaaattatatttttgatattatgataataaaatctcatgaaaatattcttgcagattttttaacaagagatggacagcattgacattgatgctattatcaagatgcagaggcatttaagggaacaccttgaaatgcttcaaaccgagttcaacaagttagctgttaacgcagaagttgcgggaaggctacaacaagctgataagagaattgtctctgatcgaattacaggatgtttacaggcatatactcagttatggtctgtaatgcaaaggcctatcctccagggcattgagagaccactggtttctcaaatggagagttttcgagtacagggctctatacctgtagcaggggattcaaataccccttgcacaagtgttaagtcgggatcatcacgagatgagtcggctgaaacaaaaattgagactcctgatccttatcttgagtcctcaagtcaacccttcacctcggggattgaagagggagagatcaaccttaggcctcgtattgacaaaggcaaagctaaggttggtactaatgaagGTGTAATTTCTCCAATTCAGGATTATCAGCAGAaatgggagaaattaaaaacacgtattggcattaacccagctacaaatagggttgatgtttcaggaaaatatccaagggtatggatgaaacctaattcatatcccaaggaggttaaagcttggtatgaatttggggctcttgcctcagtttatactacgtcacccagctttccggagatttcatgtttaccaaaatggatccaggaagctgttcacgaaacttgggcgaataatgattatttgtccagaggagatattCTGGAGTTGTATTTTttcagtgcagcaccagaaccagcagggaaaggcacacatgaagcctttcatttcatcaagctaaggaggccagatTTAAACGTCCAGAAATTCATCAAGGACCCtccgacagaagaaacacccctggtgtCTTCAATTAACGAAGATGatatttctaccagaagagcttggggtatttgggtctgtctcactgagatggacaaagttaagtttccgttcaaattctacaatcattcagtgaacggatcattcctgttaaataccatgacaggaaaaacaacaagttttgcagaagatctatttgagaagaaaagaaatcttttgtggaacagcaagctaCCGGCAAGCAAAGAGACTCGCCGAAAGTTCTGCAATATGGCACACATAGGAAGATGGTCGGAGAACATCTGTCCTGAATGCCAAATTCAGAAAGAACCAGAGTTCGGTAAAGGTTTCAaaccgagatctgatcggaaacattTTACCGAAGCAAGGACAAGTAGAGAAGGACCACATGCACATTTTCCTCGAGGATACAAAAAAccgaagattcctcgacaaactTAAAAGGGACATGTGACCCTCCATTACAAAAGCAGGACCACTATCATGTGAGTGATAGAATCAAgacaaccactaattagtggtaaaAGACAAATGGACCACCAATAACAAATGGTGGATGACTCAGCAAGCATTGGATACCAATCTAAAaggaatccaatgaataaaaaattaactggtcccgaaaaaattcatccataaataaggaCAGAATGAAAACCAGTTAACATACgaaaatcaaaacttaaaaatgtatcgagtatatttgaaagttttgaaaagaaggttaacatacaagaggaaagaggcagaagctcttaaatggttagtaaatcattttaaaGAGTATAAAAAAGACGAAATTACTGCCGATATCCTGGAAACTCATCGTCAATGGTACCTGAAAGAGATAAAAgaggatgagaagttgatgtccagattaataatctagacagggacccttcaaccactacatggtccccaagcaagctgtaaaggctaatgaagatttgaaatccgagtttcaaatccgaaaaagccttctataaataaggcaggaagaaggaagtgaagatcatcaaatattttctccatttctttcatacaaggttgtaatattttctttcaagtttTATGTGTGTGAAGAGTTCAGCTACgataagtagctaaacaagtttctcctcctctacaggaggttactatgtaatatataaatgtttgtgtttgaataaaagagatcttttgctctagcccctctcatgtattattttcaaaatttcatctTATACTGTACACcttaaggtaggaaacgaattaaggttgtgccaagtgctgctgaaggaatctacGTCAGTAACCATAGGTTGCGATCGCGTGGTtagactgtgaggagcagtctgtaaaatacggtggatataacccggtggcactccggtcaaagaggtataagatttaatttattttacggaagcatgatgggccgttattttaaaagaaaactcaattatttaaaaagggATAGGAAGGGTATTTTAGGAATTTGGGTACCAAAACCAAAGTTTATAAAAAATGGGTACTGATACACAAGTTGCCCGTAATTGATCGCCCTCGTTTCCCTCTTCCCCATGAAACCAAAAtatcttcttttcttttttcgttTTTTAAAAAAGAGTAAATATTTGTCAGAGGTAGGCACGAtacggtataccgtaccgtAAATATCGGTATAGATAAATCGATAACGAAAATTCGGTATTTTCTATATGAAAAAGTTCATTTCGATACCATATCGACACCGAAAATTTTGTCAGTATACCGAAAAAATGTCGATATACCGAAAACATTTTTGGTATACCGACATTTTTTCGGTATAAcgaacttaaattttaaaataataataataataataaaatattttcggtatttcgctaaataccgaaaaaaaaatttctgtaCCGATATCGATACTAAAAATTTCGGTATGGTATGATACCGTatcgaaattttcggtatactaATTTTTTCGATAAGTTAGGTATTTTTTTGGGTACGGTATTTCGATATTTTTTCCCACCCCTATCCATGCTATCAGCTATATTAGAACGAAATCATCCActctattttttgttttaaaaaaaattttgtaatCGTAATAACTTAAATTTTATACATTTTTATTGGAACGTTGATCACCGAAATCACTTATATGACAACGAAAAATGTTGATGTGATTTAAATATTATCGTATCCAATTTTATAGAAGGATTATGGtgaaaatgaataaaataaaaatgtaatgATAGAATTTCCACGCTAGCTGAAAACGCATGCAATAATTTGTCAGTTTAGTCGAGTTGTTAAAATTCATTGAAAGAATCCATCCATATTTCCCATACAAATTTTTGTTTGGAATTCAATCTCATCCATTAAAGTTTAcaaaaataatcatatcttCAAATCCTAGCATCCCGAATCATCTTCTTCCTtgacattttcttccatatatTCTATAAGCATATATCTCTTTCGTCTGGATCATTATCTAATTACCAAATTATTCAGTACGCTCATGTATTTAACTATTAAATCGACTTTGATGGTAATGAAAAAAGCTTCCATAACAATAAATAATAACTATATGCATATATGATCCCAGAATATACGAATAAGGGAAtaacaaaattcatatcaaaatctTTATCATACATCACGTTTACCATGGAGAAAAAAGAGGCGACTCACATGCATCCCCACATGTAGCTCTGTAGTGGTGAATGTTGATGGATATGTGGTTATGTTATGTCTATTATGTTATCTTTTAGGATGTTATGTGACAAGTGAGTTACATTTTGGTTCTTGTTGGTCAAAGTGttgtatgagatgatatatATGATCCACTTCTTGTTTTCTTATGATCAATACGCTGAGATGACATGATTCTATTGTTGATGTTATGTTTTAACCGGTTCATGATGAGTATGTATTATTCATAAACTTAAGGAATCCGGTCTCGGATCCTAGCAAACTCGACAAGACACGAATAATCATGAGATTCGACAATTTCATCCATGGCCAGTTACTTTAAACAAGGAGAGCCCTGTTAAACCTCATTTCTCTTGTGGTTTAAGTTTAGAGTAGAGGACATGTAAGCCAACGGTTAGCTAATAAATTTATCGACTCGGTTGTaattaacaatctttattttaatataaatttacatTCATGATTTcattttactttatctgtataccaatgcagtcagcatagataaagtccttgattatgatttaatacaaatgaatcgtaattcaatcttgaaactcatttctaaatactgtatattctaaattcgttcctagtcgattcaaatgtctaaaaataaggataaaggtGTCTTTGAACTTGAGACTAACATATgtgatattgtatattttgtttcatGGTAAAGACATATAGATGTCCAGTCATGCAGATGTGTAATCATATGATGATTGTACATAACAACTCTCCCTcaaactttccaagtggttatcattcatcaagAGGAAAAGTATGTGGTTGTGATTGTATATTATTAGTCTTTACGaccccgggacaacactgaggttCTATATGCTAGGATTGCGTTTTGACTCGTTTACTGAATCAGCGAGGGTCACAAGGTGGCGAGATTGTGTGCAATTGCGAAGTGTGTAGGAGCCAGTGTATTGTAGTCGGAAATTCTCCGCTTACCTACAGGtgtagatatcctatgtgatctaacaaaataataattcatgaaatctATGGCCAGAGTGTGAGATGTACATTAGGGAAAGACTTCTCTAATTGTACATACGATGACACTATGAATATTTCATGACTGTatctagggatgtaaatgaaccgaactgttcgcgagcttttcggatctcggctcgttaaaaagctcgttcgggctcgttcgttaagTTGATCGAGCCAagcccgagccttattttgggctcgacaattttgttgagccgagcttgagattaatgatgttcggctcgttagctcgtgaacatgttcgataataggttcgtgagctcaaaattgagctcggctcgtttagctggctcgtgagctcaagctcgagctcggctcgtttaagtggttcacgagctcgggctcgagctcggctcgtttaggtagatcgtgagctcgaatttgagataattaatgagttataatattaaaataattatgtatgataaataataataaattaaaaattatattaaaaatgtgaatGTAATGGCAATAATGACATATTCCCGTAACCTAATCCTCATCTATTCCAaattccaaaccatattcggcTATTCCTGTAACCTCACCTATTCCCTCCGAATCCGCGCCTCCCGACCTCCGCCTGTCGTCGCCGAGGGTGTCCGGTCGTAGCCCAGGTCCGGTCGACCATTATCGAAGCAGATATCGGTATATTTGAGCGTGTATAGGTAGCGAGACCCCTTTCCCGTCCACCTCTAAACCGCGTACGATTTCCGACGATTCTCCGTTCTTCCGCCGGCGCCGAGGGCTGAAAATCCTTGTACCGTCTGGGTCGACTTTGATTGAGGCGTGAATCGAGAGTTTGGAGATCGTATAGGTCGCGAACCCTAGCTCTGATTCTGGTTTGGTTTCATCTCCAAATACAGTGGGCAAAACAATTAGAGACAAAAGTTCAAAAGTTTCAGCCTCTCAGGTGTGTTTGAATATTGTTGCTACGACAATAAATTTAGTCTACTTAAGGAACTCATATTTGTTGGATTGTTAATGCAATGATATAAATATCTGTTAATGCaatgatataaattaattctagcgtatgCACTCTCACTCCGTAGAAATGAATTCTAGCGTATGTAGAGACAAAAGTTCAAAAGTTTCAATCAGTTATTGTTGTTACGGCAATGAATCTAGCGTATGCACTTTTATTCCTAATTAATTCTACATATGATTATACGTATATAatcttattatttaaaaatattatggttTGAAAACAATTATACTttaaagtaaatatatatataaaaaattaaaatattttaatataataaaatgaatATCAGACATCAAAGGCAACCGACTAGATATCTAATGTCGCCGCATAGAAAAAACCTTAGCATTGTGAGGTCCAAAAATACAAGGTCACGTACGTGATACATTATATAGtatcatattataatatgatatgGTCCAAAATTATCAAGGCCCACGTAattcattatatttatatatatataatattcattTATTCAAAATTCTAAAGTGTATCTTACAGAAATTACAATGTTATAACACTAGTAGAAAATCGGATTTTACTTTGGCAGGCTTTACTTcggcaataataaattacgaagtaatacattaccaataacttcagtaataacacaagtgaagtaaaataatatattttacttcggatgtttaaaaacacgggcttcactatatttttttattatattttacttcggcatatcaatgttgacgaagtaaaaaaaaaaaaaaaataagttcatgctgaagtaataagatgaaccgcgcagattaacaaaggaaactaaactatactgaacatttagcgacggtttgtcgctgacaaaccgtcgctgatttaatcagcgacggtttttcaaacaatctgttgctaatagcgacggttttttcgcgcatatgcgcgcacacttcagcgcatatgcgcgagtgcctCTGTTCTCGCATCGTAGATACTGGCCTTAACGAGCTTGTTTAACGAGGCGAACTCGAACCGGGCTCATTAAACAAGATAAACGAgccattaacgagccgagctcgagccagAGCTTCATAACttccgaacgagccgagcccgagcttcaaaccaaaggctcgtaacgagctcgagccgagcccgagctcgagccgagcaaatagtttaacgagccgagcccgagcctgatactgttcggctcggctcggctcatttacattcCTAACTGTATCACATAGCTATCGAATTTAATATGCAACCATCCATTAATCAATAGTCGATGAATCGATGGTTTcatattcgatcgggatatatgaaatGAAGAGACCGTActatacgttaatcataatcgattcGTTCTTGCAGGCGCTATCCGTGATACCTAGCagaatcatggggcgatgctatcGATGGGTTTAAttagaaaataatttttgacattctcatgatcaaatgttggtGTATAAAATAGGACATTTAGGGTAAGTCTGAATAAAGAAAAATGTCATGAATAACAAAGAGTTGTGACCCCACGACTAGCTGTAtatctgaaccattgagggtcacataaGCACTAGATCATTTGTtctcgttgagagaataaattcaatgagttgaatttataaaaattgaaaatttaaatgattaaacTCAAAGGTTAAGTTTATTAAAGATTTAATTAAATGTAGTAGGAATTATGTTTAGTGGGCTTGTAGAAGTACAAGTCCaatatactaaataattaaatttttaatgaactttaatataattaattaaattaattggagTAGTTCAATTAATTTACAAAGgccattaaatttaattaagaaaTCTTAATCCACAATTATGGAAACTAGGTCAAGGCTCATATTTTAAGGTAAGGAAGTCACAACCTTAGCCTCCATTATTCCTcttgcaattttcgaaaattgcattcCAAATTCTCTCATATTTTCGGTCATCCTCAAGATATTAGGGTTTGAACCGCATCTTGTTTTTGCTCTCTGACGAAAAacatcttttaatttttaagtgtaatttagaagaggaacaatcGATCCAGTCGTGAACTTGACAGGAGGATTGAAGAAATGAGATTTTGAAGAACGTTCGTAGGGAAATACAATAAGTACTATATCTGCTAATACCGGAATAGTTGATGCTAAGTGATTTATTTACTAAAGTTATATTTACAAACAACCTATGAATGTTCGTTATTTTTAAATCATACCAATACCCAAGATAATATTTGAAtgtcaaattaaaaatttaaaaaaatttcgctACGTTTTGAACAAGAAAAAATCGATTACCCAACGTTGAATTCGTCCATTAGGCCTCGAAGCAACACATCCAAATCCCCACCGATTTCACTTGCCTGCCGAActttttctttcacttccttaGCTCTGACACGAAATTTCGTGTCCACCATCATCTCACTGATCTTCTTTGCTATGTCATCTCCGGACACCAATACCTCCCCAAGCCAACCCCAATCCGCCCACAATCCAATGCCCGCCTTTTCGACCACCTCCGCGTTAAGCTTTTGATCCCCATTTTGCGGCCAAGCTAATATAGGCACACCCAATCTTGCAGCTTCTGTTACAGAATTCCACCCACAGTGGCTGATGAATCCTCCAATGGCCGGATGTGCTAGAATCTGATCTTGTTTCACCCATCCCTTAATCACCATTCCTCTTTTCTTAGTTCTTTCAAGAAAAGATTCACCCAATACTTGTTGTACTTCTTCCTTGTCATCTTTGTCCACTTTGTTCGTTTTTAGCACCCACAAGAATTTGTATCCGCTCTTTTCTAGTCCATTGCGTAGTTCTAGTATTTGATTTCTGGGCAGCGCTGTCCTGCTCCCAAAGCTAACGAAGAGTACTGATTCGGGAGCTTGTTCGTCGAGCCATGGAAGATTAGGTGTCTTTTCGACCTCGAAAGATTGGAAAGGGCCAAGTGCTAGAACTGGTGCTAAATCAGCTATGAGTCTTCCACTGTTTAAGGCCTCGATCGTTTCTGATTCCAGCTCAGCAAACGAGTTCACGAATATGCCTTTCACACTACGGAGACACGGAATATTTGAATCTATAAGGGCTGAGAGGAAGTGGTTTGAGTCATACAGTGGAGGCGGAATACTCGAGAGGGGTACTGGTCCTAAACCGGGGAGCTCAAGATGACCGTTTTCTTGAATTCCAACACTCTTGTGAAGCGCCAGATTGGGAAGGAGAACCACTAGAGAGAAAAATCTTGCAGAAGTAGTGACCAAAACATAAGTGGAGATGGATTTATTCGAAGCAAAGCGACAGATGCtgctcacaactgacaaatcgGATATTATGGCAGAGAGTGGTGGTGATAAAGCCGCGAGGAACGGATCCAGAAGATGAACTGAGTTGCTGATGGCTTCAACCTGCATAAAGAAAGGATCTTTGTTGGAGAAGTCGGATTTCTTGAAAGGAAGCGGCTGAAACTCGAGGCGTTTGATGTGTGGATGCAAGGCAAAGAAAGTTGAGATTCGTTCCGATTCAGAGGCGGAGACTGTGGGATGGAGGGTGATTACGGTGACCGTGCAGCCACGAGCCCCAATGGTGGCGGCTAGACGGAGGAATGGGATCAAAAGTCCCGTCCCAGAACCGGGAAACAGAGCTACATGTGGTGGCGTCATTTTTGTAACGATACTTTTTACGCGAAATGATCAGCTTATCGTATCAACACACCGATTATTTTGTTATTCAGACTCGAAcaacctatttttttttttccagcaTTTTGAAGTTTTATAATGATATTAAAACACACAAACTATGTGAAATGTTAGTtattttaagcttaaataaggTTGTTTTTTCAATCCCAAGACAGCGTGGCCTACTTGATGCTGGTGTCTTAAAAaagtataataataatatataaataaataactttttttttaaaaaaaacaatgcAAATATCTCGTCCCGTTCTGCATCACGGGCTGCCAATCTTTTTGGATAAAAAATtagtaaatatatatttatttcgtGTGTATTGGAAGTTTATGTGCACATAAAAAAATTGCAGGAAGTTAATTATTGATACTACTTGATATTATCTTATTGTGTTTAATTGAAACTTTGGATAACAAGGTATTcacgaaaaaaattatttgatataGATCGGTCGATgcaattcatgaaaaaatattattttttatgttagagATATTGTTTTTCATTTCAATTATGAATCAGGTTGGTCtgtattatataaataaatctaTGAGATCGAGTGACCTAATACACGACATTGTGACGTACAACAACTAGTGCATCTTTGATTTGTTAATTGCTCTAAAACAATTATTGTAAATTTTATATCTTGGTGCctttctttaaataaataatttgatttttaaatcctagacaaaataatatattaaactacGATTCTCTTATAGTAGCTATTAAATTGAAGTTATCGAACAATGTCGCATAAAGGTCGTATCCATTCCTTCTTGAAATTCAAATTAATCCTTGTAGATGATGTTCATGGTTTCCGAACCACAATgttgggaaaaataattttctttt
It encodes:
- the LOC140841561 gene encoding UDP-glycosyltransferase 708G1-like isoform X1; protein product: MTPPHVALFPGSGTGLLIPFLRLAATIGARGCTVTVITLHPTVSASESERISTFFALHPHIKRLEFQPLPFKKSDFSNKDPFFMQVEAISNSVHLLDPFLAALSPPLSAIISDLSVVSSICRFASNKSISTYVLVTTSARFFSLVVLLPNLALHKSVGIQENGHLELPGLGPVPLSSIPPPLYDSNHFLSALIDSNIPCLRSVKGIFVNSFAELESETIEALNSGRLIADLAPVLALGPFQSFEVEKTPNLPWLDEQAPESVLFVSFGSRTALPRNQILELRNGLEKSGYKFLWVLKTNKVDKDDKEEVQQVLGESFLERTKKRGMVIKGWVKQDQILAHPAIGGFISHCGWNSVTEAARLGVPILAWPQNGDQKLNAEVVEKAGIGLWADWGWLGEVLVSGDDIAKKISEMMVDTKFRVRAKEVKEKVRQASEIGGDLDVLLRGLMDEFNVGAKTRCGSNPNILRMTENMREFGMQFSKIARGIMEAKVVTSLP
- the LOC140841561 gene encoding UDP-glycosyltransferase 708G1-like isoform X2, which gives rise to MTPPHVALFPGSGTGLLIPFLRLAATIGARGCTVTVITLHPTVSASESERISTFFALHPHIKRLEFQPLPFKKSDFSNKDPFFMQVEAISNSVHLLDPFLAALSPPLSAIISDLSVVSSICRFASNKSISTYVLVTTSARFFSLVVLLPNLALHKSVGIQENGHLELPGLGPVPLSSIPPPLYDSNHFLSALIDSNIPCLRSVKGIFVNSFAELESETIEALNSGRLIADLAPVLALGPFQSFEVEKTPNLPWLDEQAPESVLFVSFGSRTALPRNQILELRNGLEKSGYKFLWVLKTNKVDKDDKEEVQQVLGESFLERTKKRGMVIKGWVKQDQILAHPAIGGFISHCGWNSVTEAARLGVPILAWPQNGDQKLNAEVVEKAGIGLWADWGWLGEVLVSGDDIAKKISEMMVDTKFRVRAKEVKEKVRQASEIGGDLDVLLRGLMDEFNVG